One part of the Pecten maximus chromosome 1, xPecMax1.1, whole genome shotgun sequence genome encodes these proteins:
- the LOC117332190 gene encoding uncharacterized protein LOC117332190: MITAPLYVISHAARLRVTEHSRLETGTSSDCLVSILPFVSEQDLPFPRVCRIGKHDHHPTMGDRMCAKVMMALATIMLPIVIVFMAVSFATDYWLVYTVDRTILKASDNALYLSSTTILADGKYTHTRRNGLFRVCYPGNDTQFLDGATNLLDQHCFHISYEMPERTNSYTENYITRIHLIRCWLAFFILALVSFLTAFVFGLILICVIRHKARWAYLASLFAFIAAFSCAASIAFFHGAEYMEKNKISDASAHFPFTWTAPLTNATSRSYGYSYILGWVGAVLAGLTASFYAIAGCHFDDLSYEKKEPVAKDVYVQPEAGYYPSYNYGYSGYGAEMYAQQPYMVQQPRYLPVTYGEPYWGGK; encoded by the exons ATGATTACTGCGCCATTGTATGTAATCAGTCATGCGGCACGCCTAAGGGTCACGGAACACAGTCGACTGGAAACAGGTACAAGCAGTGACTGCCTCGTCTCCATTCTACCTTTCGTTTCGGAACAGGACCTGCCATTCCCTCGCGTTTGTCGGATTGGAAAACACGACCATCATCCAACCATGGGGGACCGAATGTGTGCCAAAGTAATGATGGCACTGGCCACTATAATGTTACCGATTGTGATCGTGTTCATGGCGGTGTCTTTTGCTACAGACTATTGGCTGGTATATACAGTTGACAGGACGATCCTGAAAGCTTCTGACAACGCCTTATACCTTAGTTCTACCACAATTCTTGCTGATGGCAAATACACTCACACCAGAAGGAATGGTCTCTTTAGAGTATGTTACCCTGGCAACGATACACAGT TCTTGGATGGAGCTACCAACTTGTTGGACCAGCACTGCTTCCATATTTCATACGAAATGCCAGAGAGGACGAATTCGTACACTGAGAACTATATCACCAGAATCC ATCTCATCCGATGTTGGTTGGCCTTTTTCATCCTGGCGCTGGTGTCCTTCCTGACGGCATTTGTATTTGGACTGATCCTTATCTGTGTGATACGTCACAAGGCTCGCTGGGCCTACCTGGCTTCCCTCTTTGCCTTTATAGCAG CATTTTCCTGTGCTGCATCAATTGCTTTCTTCCATGGTGCCGAATACATGGAGAAGAACAAGATCTCGGACGCTTCAGCCCATTTCCCCTTCACATGGACAGCT CCCTTGACGAATGCCACAAGTCGCTCCTACGGATACTCCTACATCTTAGGTTGGGTTGGCGCTGTCCTGGCTGGCCTTACCGCGAGCTTCTACGCAATCGCTGGATGCCACTTTGACGATCTTTCTTACGAAAAGAAAGAGCCAGTCGCCAAGGATGTCTACGTTCAGCCTGAGGCTGGATATTATCCTTCCTACAACTATGGTTACTCTGGATACGGCGCAGAGATGTATGCCCAACAACCTTACATGGTCCAACAACCTCGTTATCTACCAGTGACCTATGGCGAACCCTACTGGGGAGGCAAATAG